One genomic window of Eptesicus fuscus isolate TK198812 chromosome 6, DD_ASM_mEF_20220401, whole genome shotgun sequence includes the following:
- the FEM1A gene encoding protein fem-1 homolog A produces the protein MDLRTVVYNAARDGKLQLLQKLLSGRSREELDELTGEVAGEGTPLLIASRYGHLDVVEYLVDRCGASVEASGSVHFDGETIEGAPPLWAASAAGHLDVVQSLLRRGASVNRTTRTNSTPLRAACFDGHLEVVRYLVGEHQADLEVANRHGHTCLMISCYKGHREIARYLLEQGAQVNRRSAKGNTALHDCAESGSLEILQLLLGCNARMERDGYGMTPLLAASVTGHTNIVEYLIQEQPAGMEVQPGLAQEGPSSLGCVKSQGASCCNSSPEEPPSETYESCCPTSREAAVEALELLGATYVDKKRDLLGALKHWRRAMELRHQGGEYLPKPEPPQLVLAYDYSREVSTAEELEALITDPDEMRMQALLIRERILGPSHPDTSYYIRYRGAVYADSGNFERCIRLWKYALDMQQNNLEPLSPMTASSFLSFAELFSYVLQDRAAKGSLGTQIGFADLMGVLCKGVREVERALQLPKEPGDSVQFTKALAIILHLLYLLEKVECTPDQEHLKHQTVYRLLKCAPRGKNGFTPLHMAVDKDTTNVGRYPVGRFPSLQVVKVLLDCGADPDSRDFDNNTPLHIAAQNNCPGIMNALIEAGAHMDATNAFKKTAYELLDEKLLAKSTIQPFNYVTLQCLAARTLDKNKIPYKGFIPEELEAFIELH, from the coding sequence ATGGACCTCCGCACCGTCGTGTACAATGCCGCCCGCGACGGCAAGCTTCAGCTGCTTCAAAAGCTGCTCAGCGGCCGGAGCCGGGAGGAACTGGACGAGCTGACGGGCGAGGTGGCCGGCGAGGGGACGCCGCTGCTCATCGCCTCCCGCTACGGCCACCTGGACGTGGTCGAGTACCTGGTGGACCGGTGCGGCGCGAGCGTGGAGGCGAGCGGCTCGGTGCACTTCGATGGCGAGACCATCGAGGGCGCGCCGCCGCTGTGGGCTGCCTCGGCCGCCGGCCACCTGGACGTGGTGCAGAGCCTGCTGCGCCGCGGGGCCTCGGTGAACCGCACCACGCGCACCAACTCCACGCCCCTGCGCGCCGCCTGCTTCGACGGGCACCTGGAAGTGGTGCGCTACCTGGTGGGCGAGCACCAGGCCGACCTGGAGGTGGCTAACCGGCACGGGCACACGTGCCTCATGATCTCCTGTTACAAGGGCCACCGTGAGATCGCCCGCTACCTGCTGGAGCAGGGCGCCCAGGTGAACCGGCGCAGCGCCAAGGGTAACACCGCCCTGCACGACTGCGCCGAATCCGGCAGCCTGGAgatcctgcagctgctgctcggGTGCAACGCTCGCATGGAACGCGATGGCTACGGCATGACCCCGTTGCTGGCTGCCAGTGTGACCGGCCACACCAACATCGTGGAATACCTTATCCAGGAGCAGCCTGCTGGGATGGAGGTGcagccagggctggcccaagaAGGTCCCTCCAGTCTGGGATGCGTGAAGTCCCAGGGGGCCAGCTGTTGCAATTCCTCCCCAGAGGAACCACCTAGTGAAACTTATGAGAGCTGCTGCCCCACCAGCCGGGAAGCTGCTGTGGAGGCCTTGGAATTGCTGGGAGCCACATATGTGGATAAGAAGCGTGATCTGCTTGGGGCCCTGAAACATTGGAGACGGGCTATGGAGCTGCGGCACCAGGGGGGCGAGTATCTGCCCAAACCCGAGCCCCCGCAGCTGGTCCTGGCCTATGATTATTCCAGGGAGGTGAGCACTGCCGAGGAATTGGAAGCACTTATAACCGACCCGGACGAGATGCGCATGCAGGCCCTGCTGATCCGAGAGCGCATCCTGGGGCCCTCTCACCCAGACACTTCTTATTATATCCGTTATAGGGGTGCCGTGTATGCCGACTCGGGCAATTTTGAGCGCTGTATCCGCTTGTGGAAATATGCCCTAGACATGCAACAGAACAACCTGGAGCCTCTGAGCCCCATGACGGCCAGCAGCTTCCTTTCATTTGCGGAACTCTTCTCTTATGTACTTCAGGACCGGGCAGCCAAGGGCAGCCTGGGCACACAAATTGGCTTTGCTGACCTCATGGGGGTGCTCTGCAAGGGGGTCCGGGAAGTGGAACGGGCCCTGCAACTGCCCAAGGAGCCTGGGGACTCTGTCCAGTTCACCAAGGCCCTGGCCATCATCCTCCACCTGCTCTATCTGTTGGAGAAAGTGGAATGCACGCCTGACCAGGAGCATCTGAAGCATCAGACCGTCTACCGGCTGTTGAAGTGTGCCCCCCGGGGCAAGAATGGCTTCACTCCTTTGCACATGGCCGTGGACAAGGACACCACAAATGTGGGCCGATACCCAGTGGGCAGATTCCCCTCCCTCCAGGTGGTCAAGGTACTGCTTGACTGTGGGGCCGACCCAGACAGTCGGGACTTTGACAACAACACCCCGTTGCACATAGCTGCCCAGAACAATTGTCCGGGGATTATGAATGCCCTGATTGAAGCGGGGGCCCACATGGATGCCACCAATGCCTTCAAGAAAACAGCCTACGAACTGCTGGATGAGAAGCTGCTGGCTAAGAGCACCATCCAGCCCTTCAACTATGTAACCCTGCAGTGCCTTGCAGCCCGCACCCTGGACAAGAATAAAATCCCCTACAAAGGCTTCATCCCTGAGGAGCTGGAGGCTTTCATTGAACTGCACTGA